Proteins encoded together in one Prunus dulcis chromosome 3, ALMONDv2, whole genome shotgun sequence window:
- the LOC117620759 gene encoding 50S ribosomal protein L13 translates to MASQAATSFNGNLKKALAGLRRIDLDGLRWKVFDAKGQVLGRLASQISTVIQGKDKPTYAPNRDDGDMCIVLNAKDVCVTGRKLTDKVYHWHTGYIGHLKERTLKDQMAKDPTEVIRKAVLRMLPRNKLRDDRDRKLRIFVGGEHPFGDRPLEPYLMPPRQVREMRPRTRRAMVRAQKKAEQQQQDVNDPRRGKRKDRPEVNA, encoded by the exons ATGGCAAGCCAAGCAGCTACCTCTTTTAATGGCAACTTGAAG AAAGCTCTTGCCGGCCTGAGGCGTATTGATCTTGATGGGTTGCGGTGGAAAGTATTCGATGCGAAAGGCCAG GTTCTTGGAAGACTAGCATCTCAAATATCAACTGTGATTCAAGGGAAGGATAAACCAACATATGCTCCAAACCGAGATGATGGTGATATGTGCATCGTGCTTAACGCAAAGGATGTTTGTGTCACGGGGAGAAAACTAACCGATAAGGTTTATCATTGGCATACTGG GTATATAGGTCACCTCAAGGAAAGGACTTTAAAGGATCAGATGGCCAAGGACCCTACGGAAGTCATTCGCAAAGCTGTATTACGCATGCTCCCAAGGAACAAATTGCGTGAC GATAGAGATAGAAAGCTGAGGATATTTGTTGGTGGTGAACACCCCTTTGGTGATCGGCCCCTTGAACCGTATCTGATGCCCCCTCGGCAAGTTAGGGAAATGCGACCCCGTACAAGACGAGCCATGGTCCGAGCTCAGAAGAAGGCTGAACAGCAACAACAGGATGTTAATGATCCACGTAGGGGAAAAAGGAAGGATAGACCCGAAGTGAATGCATGA